Proteins co-encoded in one Brassica oleracea var. oleracea cultivar TO1000 chromosome C4, BOL, whole genome shotgun sequence genomic window:
- the LOC106342721 gene encoding tubby-like F-box protein 3 isoform X1, which produces MSLKSLIQEMRGELGRKGFGFGRSRSQRVVQDSCVDAFKQSCWATMPPELLRDVLMRIEASEDTWPSRKNVVACAGVCRNWRDLVKEIVKVPQLSSKLTFPISLKQPGPRGSSLVQCYIIRNRTNQTYHLYLGLNQAAAASASNDDGKFLLAAKRFRRPTCTDYIISLNSVDVSRGSSSYLGKLRSNFLGTKFTVYDAQPTNPGAQLTRTRSTRLLSLKQVSPRVPSGNYPVSHISYELNVLGSRGPRRMQCVMDAIPASAVEPGGTAPTQTELVHSNLDMFPSFSFFRSKSVRSESLPQPAQKEGLLVLKNKAPRWHEQLQCWCLNFNGRVTVASVKNFQLVAAPENGPAGPEHENVILQFGKVGKDVFTMDFQYPISAFQAFTICLSSFDTKIACE; this is translated from the exons ATGTCGTTGAAGAGTCTGATACAGGAGATGCGGGGAGAGCTTGGGAGGAAAGGATTCGGGTTTGGTAGATCGAGGTCTCAGCGCGTGGTTCAGGACTCTTGTGTCGATGCTTTCAAGCAGAGCTGCTGGGCTACGATGCCCCCTGAGCTCCTGAGGGATGTTCTCATGAGGATCGAGGCTTCGGAAGACACGTGGCCCTCTAGGAAGAATGTTGTTGCCTGCGCTGGTGTCTGCAGGAACTGGCGTGATCTCGTCAAAGAGATCGTCAAAGTTCCTCAACTTTCCTCCAAACTCACTTTCCCAATCTCCCTCAAACAGCCCGGTCCCAGAGGATCTTCGCTTGTTCAGTGCTATATCATCCGAAACCGCACCAATCAAACTTACCATCTCTACCTCGGCCTCAACCAAG CAGCAGCTGCTTCTGCTTCTAATGATGATGGAAAGTTCCTTCTTGCTGCCAAGAGGTTTCGGAGGCCAACTTGCACTGACTACATCATCTCCTTAAACTCTGTTGATGTCTCCAGAGGAAGCTCTTCCTACCTCGGAAAGCTTAG GTCTAACTTTCTTGGGACCAAGTTCACTGTCTACGATGCTCAGCCCACCAATCCTGGAGCTCAGCTTACCAGAACCCGTTCTACCAGACTTCTCTCTTTGAAACAAGTTAGCCCCAGAGTTCCCTCTGGCAACTATCCTGTCTCACATATCTCTTATGAGCTTAACGTCTTGGGCTCCAG AGGACCCAGGAGGATGCAGTGTGTAATGGATGCCATCCCTGCATCAGCAGTCGAACCTGGAGGAACAGCTCCAACTCAGACGGAACTTGTCCACAGCAATCTCGATATGTTCCCCTCATTCTCCTTCTTCAGGTCTAAATCAGTTCGTTCAGAGAGTCTCCCCCAGCCTGCTCAAAAGGAAGGCCTGCTTGTCCTCAAGAACAAAGCCCCCAGATGGCACGAACAGCTCCAGTGCTGGTGCCTCAACTTCAATGGCCGAGTCACTGTTGCTTCCGTCAAAAACTTCCAGCTCGTAGCAGCTCCTGAGAACGGACCTGCTGGACCTGAGCACGAGAACGTGATTCTCCAGTTTGGGAAGGTAGGCAAAGATGTGTTCACTATGGATTTCCAGTACCCTATCTCTGCCTTCCAGGCCTTCACCATTTGCCTTAGCAGCTTCGACACCAAGATAGCATGTGAATGA
- the LOC106340199 gene encoding glutaredoxin-C13 gives MDKVMRMSSEKGVVIFTKSSCCLCYTVQILFRDLRVQPTIHEIDNDPDCREIEKALLRIGCSTAVPAVFVGGKLVGSTNEVMSLHLSGSLVPLIKPYQSLLYQAN, from the coding sequence ATGGACAAGGTGATGAGAATGTCGTCAGAGAAAGGAGTGGTGATCTTCACGAAGAGCTCATGTTGTCTCTGCTACACCGTTCAGATCCTGTTCCGTGACCTTAGGGTTCAACCAACGATCCACGAGATCGACAACGATCCAGACTGCCGCGAAATCGAGAAGGCTCTCCTCCGTATTGGCTGTTCCACGGCGGTGCCAGCTGTCTTCGTAGGTGGCAAGCTCGTTGGTTCCACCAATGAAGTCATGTCCCTTCACCTTAGTGGTTCTCTCGTCCCCTTGATCAAACCCTATCAGTCCCTCCTTTACCAGGCCAATTGA
- the LOC106342362 gene encoding classical arabinogalactan protein 26-like: protein MTVVSLLVAFTVVALCLHSSTSEFLKFQLSTISAAPTFLPEAPSSFSASPPEAMSPDISPLFPTPGSSETSPSPSESFDIPTIPSSLSPPNPDAVSPDPLLDSSPVGSPLPASSSVSLVSSPLSLLLAFPMLMLAFCRF, encoded by the coding sequence ATGACCGTCGTCTCTCTGTTAGTCGCCTTCACCGTTGTTGCACTCTGTTTACACTCTTCAACATCTGAGTTCCTGAAGTTTCAGCTTTCCACCATATCAGCTGCACCTACGTTTTTGCCTGAAGCTCCTTCGAGTTTCTCAGCTTCACCTCCGGAGGCTATGTCTCCAGATATATCTCCTCTGTTCCCTACTCCAGGTTCAAGCGAAACGTCTCCTTCTCCGTCAGAATCTTTTGACATCCCGACAATCCCCTCGAGCCTTAGTCCACCAAATCCAGATGCCGTCTCTCCTGATCCTCTGCTTGACTCTTCTCCCGTGGGGTCTCCTCTTCCTGCTTCTTCCTCTGTTTCTCTGGTCTCGTCACCACTCTCTCTGCTTCTGGCCTTCCCCATGTTAATGCTAGCTTTCTGCAGATTCTAA
- the LOC106340725 gene encoding beta-glucosidase 3-like (The sequence of the model RefSeq protein was modified relative to this genomic sequence to represent the inferred CDS: added 29 bases not found in genome assembly), with product MEVVLEYIKQSYGNPPVYILENGKPMKQDLQLQKKDTPRIEFLDAYIGAVLKAVRNGSDTRGYFVWSFMDLYELLSGYKFSFGLYSVNFSDPHRNRSPKLTAHWYSAFLKGNTTFLGSQGITRSQSNLSSS from the exons ATGGAAGTGGTCCTGGAGTATATAAAGCAGAGCTATGGCAATCCTCCTGTCTACATTCTTGAGAATG GTAAACCGATGAAGCAAGATTTGCAGCTACAAAAGAAGGACACGCCAAGGATTGAGTTTTTAGATGCTTATATTGGCGCTGTGCTCAAAGCCGTTAG GAATGGATCAGACACGAGAGGTTACTTCGTGTGGTCGTTTATGGATTTGTATGAGTTGCTAAGCGGATACAAGTTTAGTTTTGGATTGTACTCTGTGAATTTCAGCGATCCTCATCGCAACAGATCTCCCAAACTCACTGCTCATTGGTACTCTGCTTTCCTCAAGGGCAACACCACCTTTCTTGGCTCCCAAGGCATCACGC
- the LOC106339250 gene encoding uncharacterized protein LOC106339250 has protein sequence MEEDILRIKPSLLSQPDKLIWLGSKSGNYSTKSEYTIALNSSSDAQTRTQEESPQWYKNVWNLNTTPKVKMFAWKALKGAIPVGVRLVERHINVDPSCKRCSQPESIIHLLFHCVHAQQVSELAPLIGNFDFRGMIDLRMSWPVLWALPSAPPTGIVVGQLVPWVMWALWKDRNKLYFAGNSVSPADTLLSAITAAREWSTNQSSEKVSSPKKRLYTPPNIQTNAVCVRSDAAWRALDNVAGLGWTVTDAGQTLSFQTRTRSVSSPLLAESLALRDALLCCKSKEFTSLRCESNSYELIKAINTKEPIAELHGSLSDIHALISSFFSVSFNWIPRDLNLVADKLAKDAVLLGNMENGDKACDGYHKYKEDVQLMVETGLDAFRFSISWSRLW, from the exons ATGGAAGAAGACATCTTACGTATAAAACCAAGCTTACTCAGTCAACCAGACAAACTCATATGGTTAGGCAGTAAGTCAGGCAACTACTCCACAAAGTCTGAATACACCATAGCATTAAACTCCTCCTCTGATGCACAAACAAGGACGCAAGAGGAAAGTCCACAATGGTACAAAAATGTCTGGAACCTCAATACGACACCTAAAGTGAAGATGTTTGCTTGGAAAGCACTTAAAGGAGCTATACCAGTAGGAGTGCGCCTGGTTGAGAGGCATATTAATGTCGACCCAAGCTGCAAGAGGTGCAGCCAACCCGAGTCTATCATTCATCTTCTCTTTCATTGTGTTCATGCACAACAGGTATCGGAACTCGCTCCCCTAATTGGAAACTTTGATTTTAGAGGAATGATAGATTTGAGGATGAGTTGGCCTGTGTTATGGGCGCTACCTAGTGCCCCACCAACCGGAATAGTAGTAGGACAGCTTGTTCCATGGGTGATGTGGGCTTTGTGGAAGGACAGGAATAAACTTTATTTTGCTGGTAACTCTGTTTCCCCTGCGGATACTCTGCTATCAGCAATCACCGCAGCAAGAGAATGGTCAACTAATCAAAGTAGCGAGAAGGTTTCTTCTCCAAAAAAACGTTTGTACACTCCCCCAAACATCCAGACAAACGCTGTCTGTGTGCGCTCAGATGCAGCGTGGAGAGCCCTAGATAATGTTGCCGGACTGGGATGGACAGTGACAGACGCAGGGCAAACACTATCCTTCCAAACTCGAACACGGTCGGTGAGCTCACCCCTTCTTGCGGAAAGTTTGGCTCTTCGAGATGCCCTTCTCTGCTGCAAGTCAAAGGAATTCACTTCTCTAAGATGCGAATCGAACTCATATGAGCTTATCAAAGCTATCAATACCAAGGAACCTATTGCAGAGCTGCATGGATCGCTCTCAGACATTCACGCTCTTATTTCCTCCTTCTTTTCTGTATCTTTTAATTGGATCCCCCGAGATCTCAACCTTGTTGCTGATAAACTTGCAAAGGATGCTGTGCTGTTAG GTAACATGGAGAATGGAGACAAAGCTTGTGATGGGTATCACAAGTACAAG GAAGATGTGCAGCTGATGGTGGAAACTGGCTTAGATGCATTCAGATTCTCCATCTCTTGGTCTAG ACTCTGGTAA
- the LOC106342721 gene encoding tubby-like F-box protein 3 isoform X2, with protein MSLKSLIQEMRGELGRKGFGFGRSRSQRVVQDSCVDAFKQSCWATMPPELLRDVLMRIEASEDTWPSRKNVVACAGVCRNWRDLVKEIVKVPQLSSKLTFPISLKQPGPRGSSLVQCYIIRNRTNQTYHLYLGLNQAAASASNDDGKFLLAAKRFRRPTCTDYIISLNSVDVSRGSSSYLGKLRSNFLGTKFTVYDAQPTNPGAQLTRTRSTRLLSLKQVSPRVPSGNYPVSHISYELNVLGSRGPRRMQCVMDAIPASAVEPGGTAPTQTELVHSNLDMFPSFSFFRSKSVRSESLPQPAQKEGLLVLKNKAPRWHEQLQCWCLNFNGRVTVASVKNFQLVAAPENGPAGPEHENVILQFGKVGKDVFTMDFQYPISAFQAFTICLSSFDTKIACE; from the exons ATGTCGTTGAAGAGTCTGATACAGGAGATGCGGGGAGAGCTTGGGAGGAAAGGATTCGGGTTTGGTAGATCGAGGTCTCAGCGCGTGGTTCAGGACTCTTGTGTCGATGCTTTCAAGCAGAGCTGCTGGGCTACGATGCCCCCTGAGCTCCTGAGGGATGTTCTCATGAGGATCGAGGCTTCGGAAGACACGTGGCCCTCTAGGAAGAATGTTGTTGCCTGCGCTGGTGTCTGCAGGAACTGGCGTGATCTCGTCAAAGAGATCGTCAAAGTTCCTCAACTTTCCTCCAAACTCACTTTCCCAATCTCCCTCAAACAGCCCGGTCCCAGAGGATCTTCGCTTGTTCAGTGCTATATCATCCGAAACCGCACCAATCAAACTTACCATCTCTACCTCGGCCTCAACCAAG CAGCTGCTTCTGCTTCTAATGATGATGGAAAGTTCCTTCTTGCTGCCAAGAGGTTTCGGAGGCCAACTTGCACTGACTACATCATCTCCTTAAACTCTGTTGATGTCTCCAGAGGAAGCTCTTCCTACCTCGGAAAGCTTAG GTCTAACTTTCTTGGGACCAAGTTCACTGTCTACGATGCTCAGCCCACCAATCCTGGAGCTCAGCTTACCAGAACCCGTTCTACCAGACTTCTCTCTTTGAAACAAGTTAGCCCCAGAGTTCCCTCTGGCAACTATCCTGTCTCACATATCTCTTATGAGCTTAACGTCTTGGGCTCCAG AGGACCCAGGAGGATGCAGTGTGTAATGGATGCCATCCCTGCATCAGCAGTCGAACCTGGAGGAACAGCTCCAACTCAGACGGAACTTGTCCACAGCAATCTCGATATGTTCCCCTCATTCTCCTTCTTCAGGTCTAAATCAGTTCGTTCAGAGAGTCTCCCCCAGCCTGCTCAAAAGGAAGGCCTGCTTGTCCTCAAGAACAAAGCCCCCAGATGGCACGAACAGCTCCAGTGCTGGTGCCTCAACTTCAATGGCCGAGTCACTGTTGCTTCCGTCAAAAACTTCCAGCTCGTAGCAGCTCCTGAGAACGGACCTGCTGGACCTGAGCACGAGAACGTGATTCTCCAGTTTGGGAAGGTAGGCAAAGATGTGTTCACTATGGATTTCCAGTACCCTATCTCTGCCTTCCAGGCCTTCACCATTTGCCTTAGCAGCTTCGACACCAAGATAGCATGTGAATGA
- the LOC106337247 gene encoding protein CHLORORESPIRATORY REDUCTION 6, chloroplastic: MAAAKAGLVPWIIPSSSAATSSPLFSAAVKLPLRGRKAEKDVSVSVAFNPSGNFDISAFDSHDDTDKVEPPMPPTSGRYEVVIDNDSIQRLDLSPFQTATGITSPSSADPREYLDRSIGFTINYRREDAGDPRELSEYPDIRLWFVRLDATYPWLPLLLDWRAGELARYAAMLVPHQMSLRMGVVFNPEALELFVMSKVFVVYPWLKRHAVPKPRLKTSDMARMLGFGIGDQLFDLIDQYDHYQTTTDSL, translated from the exons ATGGCGGCAGCAAAGGCAGGTCTAGTCCCGTGGATTATCCCATCATCCTCGGCGGCGACTTCTTCTCCGCTGTTTTCAGCTGCTGTTAAGTTGCCCCTGAGAGGGAGGAAAGCAGAGAAGGATGTATCTGTCTCTGTCGCCTTCAATCCTTCTGGCAATTTCGACATCTCAGCCTTCGACTCTCACGACG ATACAGATAAAGTGGAACCTCCGATGCCTCCAACGAGCGGCAGATACGAAGTAGTCATAGACAACGACTCAATTCAGCGGCTTGACTTATCGCCCTTTCAGACCGCCACCGGCATTACCTCGCCTTCCTCAG CTGATCCAAGAGAGTATCTGGATCGGAGCATCGGATTCACGATCAATTACAGGAGAGAAGACGCAGGGGATCCGCGTGAGCTTTCGGAGTATCCGGACATAAGGCTGTGGTTCGTGAGGCTGGATGCCACGTACCCTTGGCTTCCTCTCCTTCTAGACTGGAGAGCCGGAGAGCTTGCTCGTTACGCCGCCATGCTGGTCCCTCACCAGATGAGCTTGAGAATGGGTGTTGTTTTCAATCCCGAGGCCTTGGAGCTGTTCGTCATGAGCAAAGTGTTTGTCGTTTATCCATGGCTCAAACGTCACGCTGTCCCCAAGCCCCGGCTCAAGACCTCCGACATGGCCAGGATGCTCGGCTTCGGTATCGGCGACCAGCTCTTCGACTTGATCGATCAATACGATCATTATCAAACAACCACCGATTCTCTTTAG